A part of Salvelinus alpinus chromosome 5, SLU_Salpinus.1, whole genome shotgun sequence genomic DNA contains:
- the LOC139576889 gene encoding calcium release-activated calcium channel protein 1-like isoform X1: MSLNEHSLQALSWRKLYLSRAKLKATSRTSALLSGFAMVAMVEVQLEPDHVYPPGLLIAFSACTTVLVAVHLFALMISTCILPNLEAVSNVHNLNSVNESPHERMHRHIELAWAFSTVIGTLLFLTEVVLLCWVKFLPLRRPTDNGTISSGEAAAIASTSIMVPFGLVFIVFAVHFYRSLVSHKTDRQFQELEELSNITRLQNQLDHRAETTSLQPSSVHFP; the protein is encoded by the exons ATGAGTTTGAACGAACACTCTTTGCAAGCTCTGTCATGGAGAAAACTTTACTTGAGTCGAGCAAAGCTGAAAGCTACGAGCAGAACTTCAGCTCTCCTGTCGGGTTTCGCGATG GTGGCTATGGTAGAGGTGCAGCTGGAGCCAGATCATGTGTATCCCCCAGGGCTGCTGATAGCTTTCAGCGCCTGCACCACTGTCCTAGTGGCAGTGCACCTCTTCGCCCTGATGATCAGCACCTGTATCCTGCCAAACCTGGAGGCCGTCAGCAACGTTCACAACTTAAACTCGGTCAACGAGTCACCCCATGAGCGCATGCACCGCCACATTGAGCTGGCCTGGGCCTTCTCCACTGTTATTGGTACCCTGCTCTTCCTGACCGAGGTGGTTCTGCTGTGCTGGGTCAAGTTCCTGCCCCTCAGGCGCCCCACTGATAATGGCACCATCAGTTCTGGTGAGGCGGCAGCCATTGCCTCCACCTCCATCATGGTGCCATTTGGATTGGTGTTCATCGTCTTCGCTGTGCACTTCTACCGCTCTCTGGTCAGTCACAAAACTGACCGTCAGTTTCAGGAGCTGGAGGAGCTGTCTAATATCACCCGGCTGCAGAACCAGCTGGACCACAGGGCAGAGACGACCAGTCTGCAGCCCTCCTCTGTCCACTTCCCCTAA
- the LOC139576889 gene encoding calcium release-activated calcium channel protein 1-like isoform X2 codes for MFIGALQLPQAVNCAAHRNSIGLWVAMVEVQLEPDHVYPPGLLIAFSACTTVLVAVHLFALMISTCILPNLEAVSNVHNLNSVNESPHERMHRHIELAWAFSTVIGTLLFLTEVVLLCWVKFLPLRRPTDNGTISSGEAAAIASTSIMVPFGLVFIVFAVHFYRSLVSHKTDRQFQELEELSNITRLQNQLDHRAETTSLQPSSVHFP; via the exons ATGTTCATAGGCGCACTACAACTACCGCAAGCAGTAAACTGCGCCGCACACAGAAACAGCATTGGATTGTGG GTGGCTATGGTAGAGGTGCAGCTGGAGCCAGATCATGTGTATCCCCCAGGGCTGCTGATAGCTTTCAGCGCCTGCACCACTGTCCTAGTGGCAGTGCACCTCTTCGCCCTGATGATCAGCACCTGTATCCTGCCAAACCTGGAGGCCGTCAGCAACGTTCACAACTTAAACTCGGTCAACGAGTCACCCCATGAGCGCATGCACCGCCACATTGAGCTGGCCTGGGCCTTCTCCACTGTTATTGGTACCCTGCTCTTCCTGACCGAGGTGGTTCTGCTGTGCTGGGTCAAGTTCCTGCCCCTCAGGCGCCCCACTGATAATGGCACCATCAGTTCTGGTGAGGCGGCAGCCATTGCCTCCACCTCCATCATGGTGCCATTTGGATTGGTGTTCATCGTCTTCGCTGTGCACTTCTACCGCTCTCTGGTCAGTCACAAAACTGACCGTCAGTTTCAGGAGCTGGAGGAGCTGTCTAATATCACCCGGCTGCAGAACCAGCTGGACCACAGGGCAGAGACGACCAGTCTGCAGCCCTCCTCTGTCCACTTCCCCTAA